The sequence ACAGAGAGAGAACACTGCCAGCAGGTCACCAAACCAATTATTAAGAGCTCACAGATCACGAAAGTAGAGATATACACACATCAAGATAAATTTCTATTTGCCTGAAGAAGCAGGATGCTGGCTGAGCCACCCTCCCAACCCAGTGTGGTTTTTCTACATGCCCATTAAACCTGGATTATATCTGGTTATTTCCCCCAATAATTCACTCACCCCACAGGTTTAATGCTGTGGAATAACATTTGGGAGGATAAAACCTGAAAGGAGAAATGTAATGGTCATAATTACTTTGATAGATGAGAGGGTGCAGaaagcaggcaggcagcacGTGGTGGGAGTGGGACAGCGGCACACACTCACCCTGACATCGCTCACCAtcctcccagcagcagtgctggcccGTGCCttgtgtcccagtgtccccagctTCCCTCTGCCCAGATGCTtgagaggcagagcagcctctCAGAGGATAATCTGCCTTCGACATCAGCTCTCACCTTAAACTCCATCAGAGATCAGCTTAAACTGCAAACTGCTAAGTGAAAACTCCCTAAACTTCTGCCTCAGCCAGTTATGGCATTGGAAGTTCATGGTAGACAGGTAAAGGGCCAGGTCCTGCCAGCACACTGTCCTGCTTCTGGAGTGGCCTGTGACAGTGAGTCCTAAAGCCTTGTACACCCTGAATAAGGGCTTTGTTGCCTTGCCTCGGTTTTGAAGAAGCTTCATTTTTATGTTGCTGAACAACTCTTCATATTTCAACTGAAAAATGCCCCTGGGTCTCCAAGCATTGCCTATGAAGTCCTCACAAAGGATTCTATACCCCTCAAGATCTGTTAGGGAAAAGTAGCCTTGACAGCAAAGCTGTAGCTGGAACTATGTGAGGGGCGTTCCCGCTGTCAGCATTTCATACTCACCTCACAAATTCCTGGCTTTCCTTTTTGAGGGCTTGGTGTCAAGGATTGGGTATTATGAACAAAGTTTCTGGGGTAATTTTACCCTGAGTACAAGTTTCCCAGCAGCACTCCTTCTTTTATATCCATTCTTACCTTTGTAGAGATTCACTCAAGCATTGCCTTCTGCCTGCCCCACTCTGCATCCTTCCAACATGCTGGTTATGCCAACCCACAGAGgtgatttcaaaagaaaagggaggTAAAAGGTgtcctgaaaacaaaaggatgGGACATAATCCACTCATGCCACTGCTGATCTCAACCAGATTTTCCACACAACTTTCTGCTGGGTCTCTGGGCTGCCATGAGCAGAGCACCCCATTCTGAAtcccctgcaggcagcagagcacagcaggaaaggGTGGTGCTTGCAGAAATCCCAGGCGCTACTAGAAAAATTCCCTCCAAAGACACAGATCCCTTTCAATACAAGCACAGGAGCTTGAACAGAACAAAGCCAAAGTGACTGATGCTGCTGGAGATGCTTCATCCTCCACGACAGGGAGCGAGCCCAAAGGCTACACCAGCTGGGACAGCGTAACTCCCACCTTCCCCAAGCCAGCCCACCCCTTGCCCCAGCAGTGAGGGATGCCACAGGTTCTCCCTGcacccagcagctctccctgctcgAACAAGCTCACAGCTGTATTTGGGAAAAACAGCAGCTCCCCTCCTATAGGTTTTCAGAGAACAGTAAGCCACTTAGCCTGTGAATCCAACAGCCTCTCCTGGCTCCACACGTATTTATCTTCTCCATTTTGAAGCCTTTGGTTGCTCGGGGCCAGCCAGGAGGAGCAACAAACAGCAGCTTCCCATTATGTGGGAAAGCATGCAGTTCTGAACAGTTCACAGTGTATCACAGAACATGTGAGCACTAACCCCCAAAACTCACACAGACAGGGAGGGATGTCAGCTAGGGAATGATTTTGtagaagaagaggaaaactaTCTGTGAagctgaaaagcagttttattagCGCTTGTTATCTCTTCTCCACTGGAGGGGAGTACTAgcatcaaaaaaacccttcatCTCCCTCTTCTAACATGATGGCTCAAGCAATGGCTTAGATGCTTAAATGCTGGTGTTTTAGGTTGCAATTGAtccttccatttctttctgctcatGGTAACTTTTAGCAACAGCTGCTGGACTCTGTCACATCAGGGAAAGAGCATTTGAGATGCTTCCTTCCccctgggaggggggaaaggatTTGGCTTTTGTGTATGACCCTCATGAGTGGAAGCATCCTGTGCCAAAAATGGCCTTGAGGAGCAGAAAGGCCCCCCAGTCTGACCACATCCCAGCTTCCTCCCCCCATGTGCACAGTCAGGGGAAGGTAACactctgctgccagcctgggagCACTGATCTCACACTGGACTTCTTAGATGAGCCccacattgctgctctcagcgAGGAGTCACAGGTCCTTTCCaaaactcctctctctgctgAACACTTCACAGGAGAGCTCTTCAATTGTTCTGACTGTGCCTTGCACTGAAGTGCCACAGCAAATTCAGTGCCTTTCACAAATTCAGCGCCTTTCACAAGCACTTGCTACACCTCAGGTTCTGGCAGAGAGATCTCACGTTGAGGAGGCTTTTGCCAAGGTGAGAAAAACCCTCCAGGCTCTGGGTGCAAACAAGCTCCAGCCTCTCTCTACACCCAGGCAAAGACTCACAGAGGTCTGCATTGCTTTCTCAAGAggagttttttgtttcatgCTCAACACAAGTGAAATCCTCCCCCAGCTCTTTGTGCTGGACTGCAGGAGGCAcacctggctgcagcagctctcaccCAGCCATGACACGACAGGTTTCTTCTGCTCTCTTAGAAAAGGTTTTGTGCTACTCTTTCAGTGGTTATCAGCAAAATACATCTCACCAGCCTGCCTGCTCAGGCTTATTCAACTACAGCTATGGGTATAGGTTTGCACTGTGTGGAGCCACCAAgctcccaaaggaaaagaacagccTACTGCTGTGACCTACTGCAGGACTCTAGGAGCAGAGGAAGTGAGAAGACCTCAAACCATCCTCTAGGAAACCATCATGATATCCTCCTACCTTCCCTCTCAATGAGgccagagaagaaaacaggcCACACACAGGAAATGTGGAAAAGGACCCAACTTGCAGGATCTGGGATTGTTTGCAGCAACTGGCTGaaggtttttaaataaaatcgactgcagggaaaaatcaaaaaaagctttcagtaccgctttttctttcttttgtgctcATGCTTTTGAGGACAAATAAGCACTGACTAAACAGCATTTTAGATGTTTTAAAAGTTCTATTCCAGCAAAAACCTCCTTTTGGCACGGGAAACAGGGCAGAGACCTTGACAAAGGGAATGCCCTAAGCCTGCGTCCTATGGAGCCAGTGACAGCCTGAAACAAGAGTGGCAGAGAAAATCCTAATCCTTTGCTGactgcacccacagccccccaggtGGGGAACAACCTGAGGGCAAGGACTCACCTCTCCCCACTGCAGGAGCTTCCAGTCCTGGAGAAGGCAATAGTGCTGACCTCAGAGAGCAGCCAAAGTATCTACAGTTTTTCAGGCACATACTTTGCTCCACCTGCATTTCCCCTTTGCCACTGAACTCTGCTGCAGACTCAGCCTCCTTGCCAGGCCTGCAAGGGTGGCTCCAGGAACAAAGTTTTGTTGGTAATTTATGGGAAACCTGCAGCTCTCAAACTGTCCAGTGTTAGAAAATGCAAGGttgctgtgctccctccctACCCTGATGGCTTGCAGAATGATTAAGGATAGCTTTAATTTGAGGCCTGCAGCTCAACAGCACCCAAAGGATTGAAAAGATACATAGAGCAATCTCCAGTTCCACCTCTGGAGGCCAAAGTCTCTCCGGATTATTAACAACAgctatttcctccctttctccctgccACTGGAGGAGGCTGATTCCCTGCAAGGTCCAGCCAGCACTCTGACTACCAAACAGCAACATTTACAACCagaaaaaacctccaggaacagAACTGGCCCCAGAGGGTTGAGGTAGCACCACACAAACCCAGGATAGATCTTCTAATAAAGAAATCAGGGTAATAGGGTCAGGCTTCCCAAGGCAGACCAAGTTGGGCTGGGTTAACAGTGCTGGCCTAATGCAGTGGGAATGGGAGCTGAGAACTCCCTACAAACATCTTTGAGGCTGCTCCCACAACACAGTAATGCTATAAAAGCCTTCCCCTTCTAGGAAAACAGCCTCTCAGCCCagacagggagctgctgctgctgctgttacccTCCTTCAGTGTCTGTTGAGGCTCAAGGGGAGGCAGTGTGGGTGGGAAATCAGCATTCGTCTGAAGAATGAGCTGCTGCCTATTTCTCACAGATCCGTGTCCTCCACAGCCGTATCGAGTTGAGGCCAGAGGCAGCTCCAATGCAGATTAAATGTTAGTAAGCTGTGAATATCCCAGCTTTCATTCTCCCCAGAAACCCACCTTGCCCTGCCTGGTGTCCATGAGGGTTTGTTCTCATCTGGACACAGAGACAACCCTCCAGTGCTGCTCTTACCAGACAGCAGGTACCAGAGACAAGCATTAGCCACTGCAAGGAGAAACCGTTTGAGCTTGAGCCTGTGACAGGAGTCTGGGGAGGAAAGCAAGCCTCCCGGGTACCACAACCCCAGGGAATCACACTCTTGGGAGAGGGAAAGATCACAACATGCATTTCCAgaagaggtggaggaggaggattcAACAAGAGCAAAGAACTCCCTCAGGAAAGCTTCACTTCCGAGTAtaagttttaatatttattcagTACAGGGCCAGTGAAGAGAACTGAGAAATAAGGCAAAGGCAAATTATCCTCCAGAGCCCAAGTTAACATCTCATACACACAGACCATGCAAAGCAGCAGCCGTGCTCCTCCCTGGAGCCATGTCCCACATCTTCCCCAtctgctggagcacagcccGTCGCTTACAAGTCCAGGAGGAATCGATCGACTTTTTTCAGGTATTCCGGCTTCAGGTAATCTCCCAGCTCGTTCTTTGTGACCCACAGGTAATCTGCCTTCAGCTCTGTCTGGGTAAAATCAGTGCTCTGCAGGAAGGCTTTGAAGAAGAAGACTTTGGCTCCAACATTATCCTCAGTCCTGATGGCCCGGGGGAACTTATACTTGTAAATCCCATACGGTGCATTCCCCAGGATTTTGGCTTGAATGTGATCTCCTGCAACACCCCAGcaatgcaagagaaaaaaaagagacataaGAACACACAGCAACAGTAAATGCTCTCCTGTATAACAAAGGAACCATAAGCCACTCCTTGCCTCTGGTTCAGACTGACTGTTTCCTCTGTGGCAGAAATACTGACAACTGTGAGCCTTTTCTCATGAAGAAACTGCTCATTTGGAGACCAGCAAGTCCTCTCAgagtgggagagggagggagggacggaGGGAGAGGGTACCGCGCTTTGCCAACCCACAGTGAAAAGTAAGGACACATGGGTTTGCCATCATCACCCATCTGCTGCAAAAGCTATTACACAGCACCAAGAGGGAAAGAGAACCCATATACCTGGAGCAAGCCCAGAGGGTGTCTGGTGATGCTCCAGAATCAGATCCCAAGGGCCAGACCTGGCACTGcttgctgctggtggcagccAGAGATCTCAACTCACAGTTCTCTGCCAGCCCTCCACATGCTGCAATACAGAGCCGATTACCTCGCATCTTCCCAGAAAAGTCTGCCCCACTgagctccatccctctgccatgAAATGCCTTTTCCCAGCAGATGCCAAGTAATTTCACTACAGCAGATGACAAATATCCCTCAGACAGGGCACAGGAAGAAAACCACTGGGACAAAGAAGAGGGAGGGTCAAGCACAGGGCAGACTACACACCCAAAAACGTAGCCATGGCTCGCTCAGCTGTGCTTCTCAGAGTCTCTCCAGGCTGCCATTCCGCTTGAGGCAGGAGCCACAGTTCCTGGTTACCAATTTTCTGTTTCACCAGAAGCATCAGGTTACTGTCCAGCTTCCTGTTCAACGATGTTCGAATGTTCTTTTTATCAGCATCTGCCAAAAACCAACGCATGCTGGAACAAGACAAAAATCTAGACAGGAGTGCTCTCAGTTGCTCTGGAAATCAACGAACGATTCAGCTGGAACCCACTCCTGTTTCAATTCCAGAAGGAATTTATAGTAAGCAGTCTGGACCCCTACCTTGACAAAAATCAGCAAGAGAACTAAACAGAGCTTGGGAACCAAGAGACCAAACATTTCTCTTGTCTGGAAACAACATCTATTTTCGTCATTTTGCTCTGGTAAAGCTGAACACGCACATATTTTTGGTGTGGGAATGCTGATCTCCCTGTCAGTTAATTGTTCATGTGCTAATGGTGCTACCATGGAGTAAAGACtctctttaaagcaaaaaagaCTCAAAAACGCCTTCCTTCCACTGAATTGCACTCCATTTGTCAAACAATCTGGGTGTTCTCACCCACCACAAACTTCAGCCTGTACCTGTTATCCGTGGAGCAGGTTTGAACCGCAGAAATTTCTGTTCCCACTTGTCCTCCAGGTCTTGAGCCATGATAACCGTCCTGCCAGTcacttcatcatcatcatcatacaggctttccttcctcctcttgagccgctcctcctcctccagcttaCGGATTTCGTGATCCGAATAGTGGCTTTTCTCCAGCTCTATCTAGAAGGGCAACATAAAGAATTCTTGAGCCACAGCACTACGGGTGTTAGCAAGCTGAATTATTTCCACCTCAGCGAACACAAAATAATGGGAATTTCCCTGAGGTTGAGCAGGGCTTCCCTGTTTGCAGCAAGAGCATCAACACCCACAAAATGTAGTGCAGAATAGCATAATAGCATACAGTGCACTCGGGAAGCAACATCAGACTGTGTGTGCAAGGCCACCAGCCCTGATGCTCCTGTCCCCTCATGCCTGAGGGCGCCATTTCCCCACCAAGACCCCCCACCACCAGCCCCCTCTACCTGCCCCATAAGCGCCatcatctcctcctcctccttctccagagGCTGCGTGATCCGGGGAAGCCTCAGCAAGCACATCGCGCCGAAAAGCCTCCACGGGCGgcgagcagcagcagcagcagcagcagcgctgcAAACCCACCGAGCCGGACCCGCCACCCGCTGCCCGAGGGGCGCCGCCATCACGCGCGTCCCACAATGCCCCGCCATGTTCCCTCCCCGCTCCCGTCGTGCTccgcggccgccgctcccggggcGCGGGTCGCGGTCGCAGTCGCCGCCATGAGCGCGGCCGTGGCGGCGGCCGGGCAGAGGGTGCTCGGGGCGGGCTGGGGGTGAGCGGAGCCGGCGGGATGGGCTATGGGGAGCGCGGGCACACCGAGGAGGGTCTCTGGGGGTTTCCCGCTGGGGGTTTCCCGCTGGGGGTTTCCCGCTATCGCTACACGCCGTCCCCACACCTCCCCAGCGCAGGTGCTTCACCGGCCGTTCTCTCCCCCCTCAGGGCCCGCGCCACCGCCGCCCTGTGCCGCGGGCTCCGCTTCGGCCCCCCGAGGCTGCAGGACATCGCGGGGGCGGCTGCCAAGGAGACGGAGAAGCAGAGCGCGACCGAGCAGAGGTGAGAGCCGAGGCCAGGCCGCGCCGGGAGGGCGCTGCCATCTGCCGCTCGCTGCGAGGTTTTATCGCCTCCAGTGGGTTTGCAGCcgagggaggggagggagcggCTTGACTCAATCAGAAACGCAGCTTGTGTCTTTCGGAGACTTGGtcccttctttctttatttcccaATGTGAAGTAAAACTTTGTAATGTTTAAAGAGCGAGGCCTGATAACTCTTGTTTTGCTCCTCAGCCCTTTAATCCTGCAGAGGAGCTCCATGAGATGGGATGGAAAGGTTTATGAAGAGATCCCAATAGCGCACATCAAAGCGACGTACAACAAGTAAGCAAATAAACTCCTCCATTCCTGCTCTCACGCACAGTAAAAGTTCAGGACATACCCGTGTTTTGGCCTGTCATGATTTTGATCTAAAggctcaaaggaaaaaaagtggtgtTCATGACAGAGATGATGATACTGATTCAAACCTCAGTGCTGTTCAGGAGGCATAACTGTCCTTAGAATGTCTATAAAGCTATAAGATTGTTTTTATACATTTTGACTACATTCTGATATGAATAATCAGATGCTGACAGCTTTAACAGCAGGTTACTTCCAGCCTTCTGGTCTAGCATTGCCACTGTGCAGCTGTTGAAAGAACTGCCATATTTTCCATGAGAGACGATTGTATTTCATCAGTGATCCTTGCTGTGGTACTTTACTGTTGTTTCTAAAGGTCTTCAAAGTTCTAGAAATGTTTTGTGcgttttttttaataagcagaAGAGAGGTGCAATGAGAGGTGGGTCTGAAAGGGCTGAGTGGGATCTGAGGTGTACCTGGATAAAGGACACATTATCCAGAAAGTTTCTGGCACCTCGCTCAGGGTCTGTAGGGTGACCGGAAGGTCGCTGCTGGGAGGGGTCTGCAGCAGGTTTGAGTGAGTGGGATGCCTCGAAAAGGAATGCTGAGCTAGGGTGGCttggagaagggagggaagagtCCTGCAGTGAGCTGTGACAGTAAGGTGAGCAAGAAGAAATGAGCATAAAGCCTTGTTCCACCTTGCTTACTCCCTTTGCCCGTCTCTCTCTGCAGCACCCACGTCCAGGTGGTCAGCTTTGACAGCCGGCCGCTCGCCCACACGTCCTGTGGCACAGAAGGCTTCCAGAATGCCAAGAAGGGAACGGCCATTGCCGCACAAACCGCGgccatggcagcagctgtggtgAGTCCACACCAATGATTCCCACCTCCCAGTACCTGGGCACATGCCTGGCTCACAGGCAGCATTCCAGAGCTGTTCCATGCTGTCAGTGTCCCAAGCTTCCTCTGCACACAGACAAAGTGTGTTTGAAACAGCTGTTAGAAATGCCCTGAGGGTGAGTTGAGCTGTGCACAGCTCCTTTTTTCCTAAGTGAACATCTCTCAGTCATTTTGGGAATGTAGCCCCTGAATCAGCGGCAGTTCAATTTTTGCACCATGGGGGGACTGAGAAGCGACTGTAGTTACTGGCTGGATGTTTCATATTTGGTCTCTGCCACAGGAgaactgagctgctgccagcagttcCACTCAGAGAAGGTGATGTCCTTGCACATGTAGTTTCCAGCCACATATGGTTTATTATAACTGTTTCTAAAAACCACATGAGTGTCTAGGtagaggagatgaggctgcctatGTCACAGTCCTCAGTAGAGCAGAATGAGGCCAGGTTAAACTGAAAATCCTCATCCTACATTAGGTGGAATTCACTCCAGCCTTTCATGTCAGAGGTGTTTGGTGCCATTGCTGGCCAACAGCTTATTGTGATTGACTCAGAGGCGTATATCTTCAGTATTAATCTGTGATCATTGGAGCCTCTTAGTAGCTGTGTAGCTGTGCTTGGACAGATTTATTCTATCACTGTTGAAGTTGTTAATGTGTTAATTGCACCAGAACACAGCGAGACAGAGCCAGAGGAGCTCCCTCCACgtggtggcagcagggctgtgctgtacAGCACTTCTTCATTTCCAATTTGCAAGCCCCTAGAATTTTTGCACTGGAGGTGTGGACTCCTGCACAGCAAATCTAAAGCTTGCCTGCACTTCTCATTTACCCTCTAGAAAGAATCTACTTGTCACAGGGAAAAAGTCACCGCATtagagggaagggaaaaacagcTTTGAGTTAGTCCTTGTTAGTCCCTTGCCACTTCAGTCACGTATCCATGGATATGTCCTTTTTTGCCTTGGCTTTAGATCACAGATAGTCTGATTTTAAAGCTTtctctggctgcagagctgacagTCTAGCACAGAAGTCCTCCTGAACTTGCCATGGCTATATCCAAGTCTCCTTTGCTCCTGGATTCTCTGCAACAATCCCCATATATGTCTTCTGTATCCATTACTGAGtagtctttatttttacttaaatacTATTATGATAATGGGTCAGAAGGGAATGACAGACTCCAGGGGAGCCAGGCCAGCAGCAGTTCTCTCAGAGAGAACACTAACCAGTtgttcttttcacagaaagcaCGTGGGAAAGGCGTATTGCACGTGCGAGTCGTGGTGAAAGGACTGGGACCGGGACGCAAAGTAGGTGTCGGAGTTTCTttgtcatattttattttctcagatatCATCAGCCTAAATTCAGGCTAGTCTCAGTTAACATCACTGAATGAGATGTAAAGGATTCGTCATTCAATTTCCTTGAAATGAATTATTAGAATTTTAGAGTTGTAGGACTTCAGAGGTAGCATAAAAGCTGTATTTGGGACTTCTTACAGTTCAGGGAGGAAAACTGATGGTAACACTGCAAAAAGAACTGAAGCAGATAGGTTTAAACTGGGTTTTCTGATACAAGTcacttattttgaaaataattacaaagtGAGAACCTCTGCAACAAGTTGATTTGGATGGGGGACAAAACTCTTTTGCCCAgagctttttctcttctgtgctgTTCAGTGTGTTGGTAACAGTGTGTCATCTGCTGTCTTGTTGCAGGCTGCCATCAAGGGTTTGACAATGGGAGGTTTGGAGGTGATCTCCATCACCGACAACACCCCGGTTCCCCACAACGGCTGCCGCCCTCGGAAAGCCAGGAGAATGTGAGGGGGCACTGGAAGAGACACACAGCTTTCAACATCAGTCCTTGCAACAGGGACTGGGTTGAATGTTGCTCCTGTGACAGACTCTGGAAAGCCTCCCTCCCTGGAAATACTTGCTGAGGGAAGCTTGAAGAGGAGAGACCATCCTGGGCCTTAAAAGCCCAGGTGATAGAAGCTGGTGGTGAAAGCAGGCATACATGTGCTCCCTTAGTGGGAAGCCTCTTGTCTACAAAGTTTGTTgattaaaatgttgtttttttgaCAGCCATTCCTGCTGTGTTCCCAGGAgtattttgaattattattGCCTCTTAACTGCTCTCTTCCTCTTACCACTGTATGTGGCTCTTGCCTAGCCCTCTGTGCCATTAGTGCCCTTGTTAGAAGGGGAGCCTGAGGTCTCAATTTCCTCGTAGTAAACAAATGCATGGGATCACATcatcttccttccctctttctctcagTGCACATATTGGGAAACAAGGCATGGAGTaactctttccttccccctggCTCGCATAGCTCATTGTGCTGTGAGAGGCAGCTCTCCCTGTTCACAGAGCACTGGATCCATTACTGGCAAAGATCTGTTGCAGTGCTTTGTTTTGCCCAGGCTGTACTGGCCTGCCACTGCTTTTGGCAAAGCAAAGCACCATTCTGTCTAAAGGGGCTGGGATCTTGCCAGGTTTGGTGCTTACAGGCTCTTTGGCCCTGCCTTGTGCACCACCAACTGGGTTTTCCACGGTCCTGGCAAAAGCAAGCAGGGGTTAGTAGGCCTGAGGAACAGTGAAATGCTGCCAAGGAGATTTAAAACACTTAAGTCTTGAACTGTACCTCTGTGTAACCACAAGCAGCAGGAGCTTGTCGTCAGTCTGTGATGTATTATTGCTGTCCCAGGTCCGCCCAGAATTTCTGCCAAGGGAATATGTCTAGAGCATTAACCAGGGAAGGTAACGGCAGTAACTGATTACAGGATTGATTTCCTGGATGGCAGAGGCCCACTGCCTAGCAAAGGGC is a genomic window of Chiroxiphia lanceolata isolate bChiLan1 chromosome 12, bChiLan1.pri, whole genome shotgun sequence containing:
- the MRPL46 gene encoding 39S ribosomal protein L46, mitochondrial, whose translation is MAGHCGTRVMAAPLGQRVAGPARWVCSAAAAAAAARRPWRLFGAMCLLRLPRITQPLEKEEEEMMALMGQIELEKSHYSDHEIRKLEEEERLKRRKESLYDDDDEVTGRTVIMAQDLEDKWEQKFLRFKPAPRITDADKKNIRTSLNRKLDSNLMLLVKQKIGNQELWLLPQAEWQPGETLRSTAERAMATFLGDHIQAKILGNAPYGIYKYKFPRAIRTEDNVGAKVFFFKAFLQSTDFTQTELKADYLWVTKNELGDYLKPEYLKKVDRFLLDL
- the MRPS11 gene encoding 28S ribosomal protein S11, mitochondrial, translated to MSAAVAAAGQRVLGAGWGARATAALCRGLRFGPPRLQDIAGAAAKETEKQSATEQSPLILQRSSMRWDGKVYEEIPIAHIKATYNNTHVQVVSFDSRPLAHTSCGTEGFQNAKKGTAIAAQTAAMAAAVKARGKGVLHVRVVVKGLGPGRKAAIKGLTMGGLEVISITDNTPVPHNGCRPRKARRM